In the Enterococcus saigonensis genome, one interval contains:
- a CDS encoding thioesterase family protein, which yields MIQKNFTVTKDLTAKKVGSGGLAVLATPAVVQMVENTCFEYLQEKLDSTKTTVGVKFDVLHLKPSKNGATITVEAKLEQRKDRKSVFSFCCYDEENLIAKGEHQRIEVNIAEFLSQV from the coding sequence GTGATTCAAAAAAATTTCACAGTGACAAAAGATTTAACAGCAAAAAAAGTGGGGTCAGGCGGATTAGCTGTTCTAGCTACTCCTGCTGTTGTTCAGATGGTAGAAAATACGTGTTTTGAATACTTACAAGAAAAATTAGACAGCACTAAGACAACAGTGGGCGTAAAATTTGATGTTCTACACTTAAAACCTTCAAAAAATGGAGCGACTATAACGGTTGAAGCTAAACTAGAACAACGAAAAGATCGCAAAAGTGTTTTTTCATTCTGTTGTTATGATGAAGAGAATTTAATTGCAAAAGGTGAACATCAGCGTATTGAGGTAAATATAGCGGAATTTTTGAGTCAGGTGTAA